From one Streptomyces mobaraensis genomic stretch:
- a CDS encoding PAS domain-containing sensor histidine kinase gives MASEDRDLLQAVLEALPAGALLQSPADEILAVNRRFARMFDLEGRVDLSRGAPMRPVVPLVRAHFAPGYTGTGSPGEILARRPVHREAEIPLADGRIVRREVEPLRHGGTYLGALWFFTDITDRKRREHDLERDNVALTELARQRNAFTAAASHELRTPLTTVISFGELLVDPAFGPLTDQQRAFADAIRRNGERMQRVIADLLFTTRMRATGPELEFGWVDVPDMLRDAVLESLCVPSGGPGPVFTTLHCTPGPPLRGDRHRLRHVLGNLLENAAKFTPPDGRITVTAAPHGDHWEIEVADTGIGIPEAAREEIFTGFVRAANARSGGYPGTGLGLAIGRTLVELHGGTLTAGGTEGEGAVFRVVLPVAGPPGVIEEDVP, from the coding sequence ATGGCCTCCGAGGACCGTGATCTGCTCCAGGCCGTCCTGGAGGCCCTGCCCGCCGGCGCCCTGCTGCAGAGCCCCGCCGACGAGATCCTCGCCGTCAACCGCCGCTTCGCCCGCATGTTCGATCTCGAAGGGCGGGTCGACCTCTCCCGCGGCGCCCCGATGCGCCCGGTCGTCCCCCTCGTCCGCGCCCACTTCGCCCCCGGCTACACCGGCACCGGCAGCCCCGGCGAGATCCTGGCCCGCCGGCCCGTCCACCGGGAAGCCGAGATCCCGCTCGCCGACGGGCGCATCGTCCGCCGCGAGGTGGAGCCCCTGCGTCACGGCGGCACCTACCTCGGCGCCCTCTGGTTCTTCACCGACATCACCGACCGCAAACGCCGCGAACACGATCTCGAACGGGACAACGTCGCCCTGACCGAGCTGGCCCGGCAGCGCAACGCCTTCACCGCCGCCGCCTCCCACGAGCTCCGCACCCCGCTCACCACCGTCATCAGCTTCGGCGAGCTCCTCGTCGACCCGGCGTTCGGCCCCCTCACCGACCAGCAGCGGGCCTTCGCGGACGCCATCCGCCGCAACGGCGAACGAATGCAGCGGGTCATCGCCGACCTGCTGTTCACCACCCGGATGCGGGCCACCGGGCCGGAGCTGGAGTTCGGCTGGGTGGACGTGCCGGACATGCTGCGCGACGCCGTCCTGGAGTCCCTCTGCGTCCCGTCGGGCGGCCCGGGACCGGTCTTCACCACCCTGCACTGCACCCCCGGACCCCCGCTGCGCGGCGACCGCCACCGCCTCCGGCACGTCCTCGGGAACCTGCTGGAGAACGCCGCCAAGTTCACCCCGCCCGACGGCCGGATCACCGTCACCGCCGCGCCGCACGGCGACCACTGGGAGATCGAGGTCGCCGACACCGGCATCGGCATACCCGAGGCCGCCCGCGAGGAGATCTTCACCGGCTTCGTCCGCGCCGCCAACGCCCGCTCCGGCGGCTACCCCGGCACCGGCCTCGGCCTGGCCATCGGCCGCACCCTCGTCGAACTGCACGGCGGCACGCTCACCGCGGGCGGTACGGAGGGCGAGGGCGCGGTCTTCCGCGTCGTCCTCCCGGTCGCGGGCCCGCCGGGCGTGATCGAGGAGGACGTACCGTGA
- the folC gene encoding bifunctional tetrahydrofolate synthase/dihydrofolate synthase — MSERPQNDDHDDLGEKRSGGPDGADRFEEIVDAETTRDPDLAVIEAGSRTLRAQAGPPQGDGIPARPADPEVERALREVEAELAGRWGETKLDPSLERIRKLMDVLGQPQHAYPSIHITGTNGKTSTARMIEALLSAFDLRTGRYTSPHVQTYLERISLDGAPISAERFVETYRDIEPYVRMVDEREEFRLSFFEVLTGMAFAAFADAPVDVAVVEVGMGGTWDATNVVDGTVAVVTPISLDHTDRLGSTPGEIALEKAGIIKQDATVVLAQQPVDAAQALLKRAVEVDATVAREGMEFGVVAREVAVGGQLLTLRGLGGEYPEVFLPLYGAHQAHNAAVALAAVEAFFGIGSQHARTLDLDVVRRAFASVTSPGRMEVVRRSPTVVLDAAHNPAGARAAAETVTEAFGFSRLIGVVGTSADKDVRGVLEAFEPVFAEIVVTRNSTDRSMDVDELAALAVEVFGEERVQVEPRLDDALEAAITLAEEEGEYAGAGVLVTGSVFTVGDARLLLLGRD, encoded by the coding sequence GTGAGCGAGCGCCCCCAGAACGACGACCACGACGACCTCGGCGAGAAGAGATCCGGCGGACCCGACGGTGCCGACCGTTTCGAGGAGATCGTCGACGCCGAGACCACCCGAGACCCCGACCTGGCGGTGATCGAGGCCGGCAGCCGCACCCTGCGCGCCCAGGCCGGCCCGCCGCAGGGCGACGGCATCCCCGCGCGCCCCGCCGACCCCGAGGTCGAGCGGGCGCTGCGCGAGGTGGAGGCCGAGCTCGCGGGCCGCTGGGGCGAGACCAAGCTCGATCCGTCGCTGGAGCGCATCCGGAAGCTGATGGACGTCCTGGGCCAGCCCCAGCACGCGTACCCGTCCATCCACATCACCGGCACCAACGGCAAGACCAGCACCGCCCGCATGATCGAGGCCCTGCTGAGCGCCTTCGACCTGCGCACCGGCCGCTACACCAGCCCGCACGTGCAGACCTACCTGGAGCGGATCAGCCTGGACGGCGCGCCGATCAGCGCCGAGCGGTTCGTCGAGACGTACCGGGACATCGAGCCCTATGTGCGGATGGTCGACGAGCGCGAGGAATTCCGCCTCTCCTTCTTCGAGGTGCTCACCGGCATGGCCTTCGCCGCCTTCGCCGACGCCCCGGTGGACGTCGCGGTGGTCGAGGTCGGCATGGGCGGCACCTGGGACGCGACCAACGTCGTGGACGGCACGGTCGCCGTGGTCACGCCGATAAGCCTCGACCACACCGACCGCCTCGGCTCGACGCCCGGGGAGATCGCCCTGGAGAAGGCCGGGATCATCAAGCAGGACGCCACCGTCGTCCTCGCCCAGCAGCCGGTGGACGCCGCCCAGGCGCTGCTCAAGCGCGCCGTCGAGGTGGACGCCACGGTCGCCCGCGAGGGCATGGAGTTCGGCGTCGTCGCCCGCGAGGTCGCGGTCGGCGGCCAGCTCCTCACCCTGCGCGGCCTCGGCGGCGAGTACCCCGAGGTCTTCCTCCCGCTGTACGGCGCCCACCAGGCGCACAACGCCGCCGTGGCGCTGGCGGCGGTCGAGGCGTTCTTCGGCATCGGCTCTCAGCACGCCCGCACCCTGGACCTCGACGTGGTCCGCCGCGCCTTCGCCTCCGTCACCTCGCCGGGCCGGATGGAGGTCGTCCGCCGCAGCCCCACGGTCGTCCTGGACGCCGCCCACAACCCGGCGGGCGCCCGGGCCGCGGCCGAGACGGTCACCGAGGCGTTCGGCTTCAGCAGGCTGATCGGCGTCGTGGGCACCAGCGCCGACAAGGACGTGCGTGGGGTGCTGGAGGCGTTCGAGCCGGTCTTCGCCGAGATCGTCGTCACCCGCAACTCCACCGACCGCTCGATGGACGTCGACGAGCTGGCCGCGCTCGCCGTCGAGGTCTTCGGCGAGGAGCGGGTCCAGGTGGAGCCGCGGCTGGACGACGCCCTGGAGGCGGCGATCACGCTCGCCGAGGAGGAGGGCGAGTACGCCGGCGCCGGCGTACTGGTGACCGGCTCGGTCTTCACGGTGGGCGACGCCCGCCTGCTGCTGCTCGGGAGGGACTGA
- a CDS encoding DUF4233 domain-containing protein, giving the protein MRTLCASTLIGEFFIIGFAGLVAMKDEDLSTGTVWAVSGTAMLLSVVLCGMITRPGGVQLGWLLQVGLVASGFVVPLMFALGLVFGALWWASVHFGRKIDAAKARFAAEAEAS; this is encoded by the coding sequence ATGCGGACGCTGTGCGCGAGCACCCTGATCGGTGAATTCTTCATCATCGGCTTCGCCGGGCTGGTGGCCATGAAGGACGAGGACCTGTCCACCGGGACGGTCTGGGCGGTCAGCGGGACGGCGATGCTGCTCAGCGTGGTGCTGTGCGGGATGATCACCCGTCCCGGCGGGGTGCAGCTCGGCTGGCTGCTCCAGGTCGGGCTGGTCGCGAGCGGCTTCGTGGTGCCGCTGATGTTCGCCCTGGGGCTGGTCTTCGGCGCCCTGTGGTGGGCGTCGGTGCACTTCGGCCGGAAGATCGACGCGGCGAAGGCGCGGTTCGCGGCGGAGGCCGAGGCGTCGTAG
- the ndk gene encoding nucleoside-diphosphate kinase: MSQRTLVLLKPDAVARKLVGEIIARIERKANWTISALELRTLDRAVLEQHYAEHVGRDFYEPLMGFMSSGPVVAMVVEGERVIEGVRALAGPTDPISAAPGSIRGDFGTITRENLIHASDSVESAEREIKIFFPDHG; the protein is encoded by the coding sequence ATGAGCCAGCGCACCCTCGTCCTCCTCAAGCCCGACGCGGTCGCCCGCAAGCTCGTGGGCGAGATCATCGCCCGCATCGAGCGGAAGGCGAACTGGACGATCAGCGCGCTGGAGCTGCGCACCCTGGACCGTGCCGTCCTCGAACAGCACTACGCCGAGCACGTCGGCCGTGACTTCTACGAGCCGCTGATGGGCTTTATGTCCTCCGGTCCGGTCGTCGCCATGGTCGTCGAGGGCGAGCGCGTCATCGAGGGCGTCCGGGCGCTGGCGGGACCGACCGACCCGATTTCGGCCGCCCCGGGTTCCATCCGTGGTGACTTCGGCACCATCACGCGCGAGAACCTCATCCATGCCTCGGACTCGGTGGAGTCCGCCGAGCGGGAAATCAAGATTTTCTTTCCCGACCACGGCTGA
- a CDS encoding rod shape-determining protein — protein MSFIGRDMAVDLGTANTLVYVRGRGIVLNEPSVVAINTNTGGILAVGAEAKKMIGRTPGNIVAVRPLKDGVIADFEITERMLRYFILKIHKRRWMARPRVVVCVPSGITGVERRAVIEASTQAGARQVHIIEEPMAAAIGSGLPVHEATGNMVVDIGGGTTEVAVISLGGIVTAQSIRVAGDELDNAIIQHIKKEYSLLLGERTAEQIKITIGSAYDLEQDEHTEIRGRDLVSGLPKTVVISAAEVRKAIEEPVNSIVDAVKTTLDKCPPELSGDVMDRGIVLTGGGALLRGLDERLRRETGMPIHIAEDPLDSVALGSGKCVEEFEALQQVLDAQPRR, from the coding sequence ATGTCGTTCATCGGCCGTGACATGGCTGTCGACCTCGGGACTGCCAACACGCTGGTGTACGTCAGAGGCCGCGGGATCGTCCTCAACGAACCGTCCGTCGTCGCCATCAATACGAACACGGGCGGCATCCTGGCGGTCGGCGCCGAGGCGAAGAAGATGATCGGGCGCACGCCCGGCAACATCGTGGCGGTCCGCCCCCTGAAGGACGGCGTCATCGCCGACTTCGAGATCACCGAGCGGATGCTCCGCTACTTCATCCTCAAAATCCACAAGCGCCGCTGGATGGCCCGCCCGCGCGTGGTCGTCTGCGTCCCCTCCGGCATCACCGGCGTCGAGCGGCGCGCGGTGATCGAGGCCAGCACCCAGGCCGGCGCCCGGCAGGTGCACATCATCGAGGAGCCCATGGCCGCCGCGATCGGCTCGGGCCTCCCGGTCCACGAGGCCACCGGCAACATGGTCGTCGACATCGGCGGCGGCACCACCGAGGTCGCGGTGATCTCCCTCGGCGGCATCGTCACCGCGCAGTCGATCCGGGTCGCGGGCGACGAGCTGGACAACGCGATCATCCAGCACATCAAGAAGGAGTACAGCCTCCTGCTGGGCGAGCGCACCGCCGAGCAGATCAAGATCACTATCGGGTCGGCCTACGACCTGGAGCAGGACGAGCACACCGAGATCCGCGGCCGGGACCTGGTCAGCGGTCTGCCCAAGACCGTCGTCATCTCCGCCGCCGAGGTCCGCAAGGCCATCGAGGAACCGGTCAACTCCATCGTCGACGCGGTGAAGACCACCCTCGACAAGTGCCCGCCCGAGCTCTCCGGCGATGTCATGGACCGCGGCATCGTGCTCACCGGCGGCGGCGCCCTGCTGCGCGGCCTGGACGAGCGGCTGCGCCGCGAGACCGGCATGCCGATCCACATCGCCGAGGACCCGCTGGACTCCGTCGCGCTCGGCTCCGGCAAGTGCGTGGAGGAGTTCGAGGCCCTCCAGCAGGTGCTGGACGCACAGCCCCGCAGGTGA
- the mreC gene encoding rod shape-determining protein MreC: protein MRDTRESRLLLVLLIAVAFALITVDIRGGDRSPLDGARRAAATAFGPVEKGVAGIVDPVADAVAAVRDSGGRSDRITRLERENTALKQRLGSDDRNNARVRELDKMLGTAGRGQYGIKGAQVIAIGAAQGFSWTVTIDLGSNDGVKRDMTVLNGDGLVGRVTTVGPSTSTVLLVTDPKFTVGTRLEKSGEIGFAGGQGDSSLRVELLNGKAAVRPGDRLVTFGSSKDKPFVPGVPVGEVVRVEPSGGRLTRTLQVRPFVGFSKLDLVGVVVEPPKADPRDSVLPPKPEASKPTPTVTVTATPTPSAEPRD from the coding sequence GTGAGGGACACACGAGAGAGCCGGCTGCTGTTGGTACTGCTGATCGCCGTCGCGTTCGCGCTGATCACGGTCGACATCCGGGGCGGCGACCGGTCCCCGCTCGACGGCGCCCGGCGCGCCGCCGCCACCGCCTTCGGGCCGGTGGAGAAGGGCGTCGCCGGGATCGTCGACCCGGTCGCCGACGCGGTCGCCGCCGTCCGTGACTCGGGCGGCCGCAGCGACCGGATCACCCGGCTGGAGCGCGAGAACACCGCCCTCAAGCAGCGGCTCGGCAGCGACGACCGCAACAACGCCCGGGTCCGCGAGCTCGACAAGATGCTCGGCACCGCCGGGCGCGGACAGTACGGCATCAAGGGCGCCCAGGTCATCGCCATAGGAGCGGCCCAGGGCTTCTCCTGGACCGTCACCATCGACCTCGGCAGCAACGACGGCGTCAAGCGCGACATGACCGTCCTCAACGGGGACGGGCTCGTCGGCCGCGTCACCACCGTCGGCCCGTCCACCTCGACCGTCCTCCTCGTCACCGACCCCAAGTTCACCGTCGGCACCCGGCTGGAGAAGAGTGGCGAGATCGGTTTCGCGGGCGGTCAGGGGGACAGCAGCCTGCGCGTGGAGCTGCTCAACGGCAAGGCCGCCGTCCGCCCCGGCGACCGCCTGGTCACCTTCGGGTCCAGCAAGGACAAGCCGTTCGTGCCCGGCGTCCCCGTCGGCGAGGTCGTCCGCGTCGAGCCCTCCGGGGGCCGGCTCACCCGCACCCTCCAGGTGCGGCCCTTCGTCGGGTTCAGCAAGCTCGACCTGGTCGGCGTCGTCGTCGAACCGCCCAAGGCCGACCCGCGCGACAGCGTGCTGCCGCCCAAGCCCGAGGCCTCCAAGCCCACGCCCACGGTGACCGTCACGGCCACCCCGACGCCGAGCGCCGAACCCAGGGACTGA
- the mreD gene encoding rod shape-determining protein MreD yields MRLNRILLSTALVVVALVLQVSVFARLHLPGAVPDLLLLVVVALGLVYGHTGGALVGFGAGLLADLAPPADHATGRYALVLCVVGYLVGLARPETGRLRSATVPLLVVLGAAVVSTLLYAGVGALVGDTAARHVGLTGLLLTAALYDLLLAPFTVPLIMALARRAENDPLTGEGATAVAAGEGAYGRMSGLGGRGRGKGLGGLQVRGTRLSRGARGSRSKWKGGKHL; encoded by the coding sequence ATGCGCCTGAACCGGATCCTGCTCTCGACCGCGCTGGTGGTGGTGGCCCTCGTCCTCCAGGTGAGCGTCTTCGCCCGGCTCCATCTGCCCGGCGCCGTCCCCGACCTGCTGCTCCTCGTCGTCGTCGCCCTCGGCCTGGTCTACGGGCACACCGGCGGTGCCCTGGTCGGCTTCGGCGCGGGCCTGCTCGCCGACCTCGCCCCGCCCGCCGACCACGCGACCGGCCGCTACGCGCTGGTGCTGTGCGTCGTCGGCTACCTGGTCGGCCTCGCCCGGCCGGAGACCGGGCGGCTGCGCTCGGCCACCGTGCCGCTGCTCGTCGTCCTCGGCGCGGCCGTCGTCTCCACCCTGCTCTACGCGGGCGTCGGCGCCCTGGTCGGGGACACCGCCGCCCGGCACGTCGGCCTCACCGGGCTGCTGCTCACCGCCGCCCTCTACGACCTGCTGCTGGCGCCCTTCACCGTGCCGCTGATCATGGCGCTGGCCCGGCGGGCCGAGAACGACCCGCTCACCGGCGAGGGCGCCACCGCCGTCGCGGCCGGCGAGGGCGCGTACGGCCGCATGTCCGGCCTGGGCGGACGCGGGCGCGGCAAGGGGCTGGGCGGCCTTCAGGTCCGCGGAACGCGGCTGTCACGGGGGGCGCGGGGGTCGCGGAGCAAGTGGAAGGGCGGCAAGCACCTGTGA
- the mrdA gene encoding penicillin-binding protein 2, with amino-acid sequence MSNIPETGRTSRITIRLVVIQILVVSLLLTLGGRLWYLQIRNGDEYTAEAASNHIQQVIVPATRGSILDARGIPLADNQTRLVVSADRTDLMKMRDKGKGVLTRLAGVLGLKPEDVAAKVRLCDAKTPKPCWAGSPYQPIPITDEATTQQALQIRERAEDFPGITAEPMAVRRYPGPGGSNTAQVLGYLSPVTDDEITQAKDSRTPLMRSDEIGRNGLERQYDSELRGRAGVTRYEVDNLGRVIGKARSDRAEPGSNVVTSIDARVQAIAERELDQAMKDARQEMDRNTGTTYKADAGAVVVMESKTGRVVAMASNPTYDPNAWVGGISARDYQALTGKDSDYPLLNRAIQGQAAPGSVFKVISATAAVNAGYSFTDKYNCSSSYNIGHQVFKNFESKGYGPIDLGRALEVSCDTVFYDLAYRQWQKDGGNNPKHPKDWFYRTAHDFGLGKPTGIDLPNEVRGRVPDRDWKKRYWEANKDTWCKQGQGAGKGDYAAEIAKENCESFARMRAGDSVNYSIGQGDTLVTPIQMATIYAAISNGGTLHDPTVGKAIVSPDGKRIREIRPKAHGKLPFDGKTRDQLDAALAGVATQGSAAWRFQGWPQKEIPMHAKTGTAEVAGKQTTSWFATYTKDFTIVMTISQGGTGSGASGPAVRKIYNALYGVDEQGKVDAKKALLPRPEAGLPKIDKDGSIVAAHIDPPPSEPARKEEKQEE; translated from the coding sequence GTGAGCAACATCCCCGAGACCGGCCGGACCTCCCGGATCACCATCCGGCTGGTCGTCATCCAGATCCTCGTCGTCTCGCTCCTGCTGACGCTGGGCGGACGCCTCTGGTACCTGCAGATCCGCAACGGCGACGAATACACCGCCGAGGCGGCCAGCAACCACATCCAGCAGGTCATCGTCCCCGCCACCCGCGGCTCGATCCTGGACGCGCGCGGCATCCCGCTCGCCGACAACCAGACGCGGCTGGTCGTCTCGGCCGACCGCACCGACCTGATGAAGATGAGGGACAAGGGCAAGGGTGTCCTCACCCGGCTCGCCGGGGTGCTCGGGCTGAAGCCGGAGGACGTGGCGGCCAAGGTGCGGCTGTGCGACGCCAAGACGCCCAAGCCCTGCTGGGCCGGCTCGCCCTACCAGCCGATCCCCATCACCGACGAGGCCACCACCCAGCAGGCCCTGCAGATCCGTGAGCGCGCCGAGGACTTCCCCGGCATCACCGCCGAGCCGATGGCCGTCCGCCGCTACCCCGGCCCCGGCGGCTCCAACACCGCCCAGGTGCTGGGTTATCTGTCGCCCGTCACCGACGACGAGATCACCCAGGCCAAGGACTCCCGCACCCCGCTGATGCGCTCCGACGAGATCGGCCGGAACGGGCTGGAGCGGCAGTACGACTCCGAGCTGCGCGGCCGGGCCGGCGTCACCCGGTACGAGGTCGACAACCTCGGCCGGGTCATCGGCAAGGCCAGGAGCGACCGGGCCGAGCCCGGCTCCAACGTCGTCACCAGCATCGACGCCCGTGTGCAGGCCATAGCGGAACGGGAGTTGGACCAGGCGATGAAGGACGCCCGGCAGGAGATGGACCGCAACACCGGTACCACCTACAAGGCCGACGCGGGCGCCGTCGTCGTCATGGAGTCCAAGACCGGCCGGGTGGTGGCCATGGCCTCCAACCCGACCTACGACCCCAACGCCTGGGTGGGCGGCATCTCCGCCAGGGACTACCAGGCGCTGACCGGCAAGGACTCCGACTATCCGCTGCTCAACCGGGCCATCCAGGGGCAGGCGGCCCCCGGCTCGGTGTTCAAGGTCATCTCCGCCACGGCGGCCGTCAACGCGGGGTACTCCTTCACCGACAAATACAACTGTTCGAGCTCGTACAACATCGGTCACCAGGTCTTCAAGAACTTCGAGTCCAAGGGGTACGGCCCGATCGACCTCGGCCGGGCCCTGGAGGTCTCCTGCGACACCGTCTTCTACGACCTGGCCTACCGGCAGTGGCAGAAGGACGGCGGCAACAACCCCAAGCACCCCAAGGACTGGTTCTACCGGACCGCCCACGACTTCGGTCTCGGCAAGCCCACCGGCATCGACCTGCCCAACGAGGTCCGCGGCCGGGTCCCGGACCGCGACTGGAAGAAGCGGTACTGGGAGGCCAACAAGGACACCTGGTGCAAACAGGGCCAGGGGGCGGGGAAGGGCGACTACGCGGCCGAGATCGCCAAGGAGAACTGCGAGTCGTTCGCCCGCATGCGCGCCGGTGACTCCGTCAACTACTCCATCGGGCAGGGCGACACCCTCGTCACCCCCATCCAGATGGCCACCATCTACGCGGCCATCAGCAACGGCGGCACCCTCCACGACCCCACCGTCGGCAAGGCGATCGTCAGCCCCGACGGCAAGCGGATCCGCGAGATCCGGCCGAAGGCGCACGGGAAGCTGCCCTTCGACGGGAAGACCCGCGACCAGCTCGACGCCGCGCTGGCCGGCGTCGCCACCCAGGGCAGCGCCGCCTGGCGCTTCCAGGGCTGGCCGCAGAAGGAGATCCCGATGCATGCCAAGACCGGCACCGCCGAGGTCGCCGGCAAGCAGACGACGTCCTGGTTCGCCACGTACACCAAGGACTTCACCATCGTCATGACGATCTCCCAGGGCGGCACCGGCTCCGGCGCCTCCGGACCGGCCGTCCGCAAGATCTACAACGCCCTGTACGGGGTGGACGAACAGGGGAAGGTCGACGCCAAGAAGGCGCTCCTGCCGCGGCCCGAGGCCGGCCTGCCGAAGATCGACAAGGACGGCAGCATCGTCGCCGCGCACATCGACCCGCCGCCGTCCGAGCCCGCCCGCAAGGAAGAGAAGCAGGAAGAGTGA
- the rodA gene encoding rod shape-determining protein RodA — translation MSADGFRIRRFAPQRSAWARLTDRDSVVRRLDWVMLLAALALSGFSTLLVYSATRGRTELTHGDPYYFLLRNLLNIGIGLALAAGAVWAGHRTLRGAVPVLYVVSVLGCLSVLTPLGATINGARSWIQLGGGFSIQPSEFTKITITLGMAMLLAQAVDAGDRPHPDHRTVLQALGIAAVPILVILLMPDLGSVMVLVVIVLAVLLASGASNRWIAGLLGAGVLGCVLIWQLGILDEYQINRFAAFANPAFDPAGVGYNTKQARIAIGSGGLTGSGLFHGSQTTGQFVPEQQTDFIFTVAGEELGFVGAGTIIVLIGVILWRACRIARETTELYGTVVAAGIIAWFAFQSFENIGMTLGIMPVTGLPLPFVSYGGSSMFAAWIAVGLLQSIKVQRPLASA, via the coding sequence ATGAGCGCCGACGGCTTCCGCATCCGCCGCTTCGCCCCGCAGCGCTCGGCCTGGGCCCGGCTCACCGACCGCGACTCCGTGGTCCGCCGCCTCGACTGGGTGATGCTGCTCGCCGCGCTGGCCCTGTCCGGTTTCAGCACCCTGCTCGTCTACTCCGCCACCCGCGGCCGCACCGAGCTCACCCATGGCGACCCCTACTACTTCCTGTTGCGCAACCTCCTCAACATCGGCATAGGGCTCGCCCTCGCGGCCGGCGCCGTCTGGGCCGGCCACCGGACGCTGCGCGGCGCGGTCCCGGTGCTCTACGTGGTCTCCGTGCTCGGCTGCCTCTCCGTGCTCACCCCGCTGGGCGCGACGATCAACGGCGCCCGGTCGTGGATCCAGCTCGGCGGCGGCTTCTCCATTCAGCCCTCCGAGTTCACGAAGATCACCATCACCCTGGGCATGGCCATGCTGCTGGCCCAGGCCGTGGACGCCGGCGACCGGCCGCACCCCGACCACCGCACCGTCCTCCAGGCGCTAGGCATCGCCGCCGTGCCCATCCTCGTCATCCTGCTGATGCCGGACCTGGGCTCGGTGATGGTCCTCGTCGTCATCGTGCTCGCCGTCCTGCTGGCCTCCGGCGCCTCCAACCGCTGGATCGCCGGGCTGCTGGGCGCGGGCGTGCTGGGCTGTGTGCTGATCTGGCAGCTCGGGATACTGGACGAGTACCAGATCAACCGCTTCGCCGCGTTCGCCAACCCCGCCTTCGACCCCGCGGGCGTCGGCTACAACACCAAGCAGGCGCGGATCGCCATCGGCTCCGGCGGACTGACCGGCTCCGGCCTCTTCCACGGCTCCCAGACCACCGGGCAGTTCGTCCCCGAGCAGCAGACGGACTTCATCTTCACCGTCGCGGGCGAGGAGCTGGGCTTCGTCGGGGCGGGCACGATCATCGTCCTGATCGGCGTGATCCTCTGGCGCGCCTGCCGCATCGCCCGTGAGACGACCGAGCTGTACGGGACGGTGGTGGCGGCGGGGATCATCGCCTGGTTCGCCTTCCAGTCCTTCGAGAACATCGGCATGACCCTGGGGATCATGCCCGTGACGGGACTGCCGCTGCCCTTCGTCTCGTACGGCGGCTCGTCGATGTTCGCCGCCTGGATCGCCGTCGGACTCCTCCAGTCGATCAAGGTGCAACGGCCGCTGGCGTCGGCCTGA